In a genomic window of Zingiber officinale cultivar Zhangliang chromosome 9B, Zo_v1.1, whole genome shotgun sequence:
- the LOC122023691 gene encoding ACT domain-containing protein ACR6-like isoform X1, with the protein MRSYPDVEVDEDEFAKLIRRMNPPRVVIDNDSCYDATVIRVDSVNKQGILLEVVRVLTDLNLIIRKAYISSDGSWFMDVFNVTDEAGNKVSDGEVTSYIQKSIESEVYFFPELQNSIGAMLSKEHTLIEVTGSDRPGLLSEICAVLATELCLVAKAELWTHNGRVAAVLHVTDESTGGAIEDLERLSTIKKLLCNVLRGNSDSRIGRMAISLGLTHTERRLHQMMVDDRDYEMVSVKGDVNDEVRTHVAVMDCLEKDYTVVILRSKDRPKLLFDILCTLTDLKYVVFHGTVSTGKEEAYQEYYIRHTDGLPISSESERQRLIKCLKAAIERRASEGLELELQTEDRGGFLSEITRIFRENGLTIRRAEISISGNDTFYLSEMSGNPIDQKTIDLIKGQLGDTVLRVKQKLEVPPKPPEMVGSVNFIFGNLFKASFQSFR; encoded by the exons ATGAGGAGCTATCCAGatgtggaggtggacgaggatgAGTTCGCCAAGCTCATCAGGAGGATGAACCCACCGAG GGTTGTGATTGATAATGATTCTTGCTATGATGCTACAGTTATCAGA GTGGATAGCGTCAACAAGCAAGGGATTCTCCTGGAAGTAGTTCGAGTTCTCACTGATCTGAACCTTATCATCAGGAAGGCCTACATATCTTCGGACGGGAGTTGGTTTATGGACG TATTTAATGTGACAGATGAAGCTGGAAATAAAGTGTCGGACGGAGAGGTCACCTCCTACATTCAAAAG TCCATAGAATCAGAAGTGTACTTCTTCCCTGAACTCCAGAATTCAATAGGTGCAATGCTCTCCAAAGAACACACTTTGATTGAAGTAACAGGCTCCGACAGACCTGGTTTGCTATCTGAAATATGCGCTGTACTTGCAACCGAGTTGTGTCTTGTTGCGAAAGCTGAGCTTTGGACTCACAACGGAAGAGTTGCAGCAGTACTTCATGTCACCGATGAGTCCACTGGCGGAGCGATTGAAGACCTTGAAAGGCTTTCAACAATCAAGAAGCTTTTATGTAATGTTCTTAGAGGTAACAGTGACTCTAGGATAGGAAGGATGGCTATCTCCCTGGGGCTTACCCACACTGAGAGAAGGTTGCACCAAATGATGGTAGATGATCGTGATTATGAGATGGTTAGCGTGAAAGGAGATGTAAATGATGAAGTTAGAACTCACGTGGCCGTGATGGACTGCTTGGAGAAGGATTATACTGTGGTCATTTTAAGATCTAAGGACCGGCCTAAGCTTCTTTTCGATATCCTTTGTACGCTCACAGACTTAAAGTATGTTGTGTTTCATGGGACCGTAAGCACAGGAAAGGAGGAAGCCTATCAG GAATACTATATAAGGCATACAGATGGCCTCCCCATAAGCTCAGAGAGCGAGCGGCAACGCCTGATTAAGTGTCTCAAGGCTGCTATTGAGAGAAGAGCATCAGAG GGTTTAGAATTGGAGCTGCAAACAGAGGACAGAGGTGGTTTTCTCTCAGAGATTACAAGGATATTCCGTGAGAACGGCTTAACTATTAGGAGAGCAGAGATCTCAATATCAGGAAACGATACCTTCTATCTTTCAGAAATGTCTGGCAACCCAATCGATCAGAAGACAATTGATTTGATAAAAGGTCAACTTGGAGACACGGTGCTGAGGGTGAAACAGAAGCTTGAGGTTCCACCAAAGCCTCCTGAAATGGTTGGCAGTGTCAACTTCATCTTTGGCAATCTCTTCAAGGCCTCATTTCAAAGTTTCAGATAA
- the LOC122023691 gene encoding ACT domain-containing protein ACR6-like isoform X2 encodes MELDLVKKRVVIDNDSCYDATVIRVDSVNKQGILLEVVRVLTDLNLIIRKAYISSDGSWFMDVFNVTDEAGNKVSDGEVTSYIQKSIESEVYFFPELQNSIGAMLSKEHTLIEVTGSDRPGLLSEICAVLATELCLVAKAELWTHNGRVAAVLHVTDESTGGAIEDLERLSTIKKLLCNVLRGNSDSRIGRMAISLGLTHTERRLHQMMVDDRDYEMVSVKGDVNDEVRTHVAVMDCLEKDYTVVILRSKDRPKLLFDILCTLTDLKYVVFHGTVSTGKEEAYQEYYIRHTDGLPISSESERQRLIKCLKAAIERRASEGLELELQTEDRGGFLSEITRIFRENGLTIRRAEISISGNDTFYLSEMSGNPIDQKTIDLIKGQLGDTVLRVKQKLEVPPKPPEMVGSVNFIFGNLFKASFQSFR; translated from the exons ATGGAGTTAGATCTGGTAAAAAAAAG GGTTGTGATTGATAATGATTCTTGCTATGATGCTACAGTTATCAGA GTGGATAGCGTCAACAAGCAAGGGATTCTCCTGGAAGTAGTTCGAGTTCTCACTGATCTGAACCTTATCATCAGGAAGGCCTACATATCTTCGGACGGGAGTTGGTTTATGGACG TATTTAATGTGACAGATGAAGCTGGAAATAAAGTGTCGGACGGAGAGGTCACCTCCTACATTCAAAAG TCCATAGAATCAGAAGTGTACTTCTTCCCTGAACTCCAGAATTCAATAGGTGCAATGCTCTCCAAAGAACACACTTTGATTGAAGTAACAGGCTCCGACAGACCTGGTTTGCTATCTGAAATATGCGCTGTACTTGCAACCGAGTTGTGTCTTGTTGCGAAAGCTGAGCTTTGGACTCACAACGGAAGAGTTGCAGCAGTACTTCATGTCACCGATGAGTCCACTGGCGGAGCGATTGAAGACCTTGAAAGGCTTTCAACAATCAAGAAGCTTTTATGTAATGTTCTTAGAGGTAACAGTGACTCTAGGATAGGAAGGATGGCTATCTCCCTGGGGCTTACCCACACTGAGAGAAGGTTGCACCAAATGATGGTAGATGATCGTGATTATGAGATGGTTAGCGTGAAAGGAGATGTAAATGATGAAGTTAGAACTCACGTGGCCGTGATGGACTGCTTGGAGAAGGATTATACTGTGGTCATTTTAAGATCTAAGGACCGGCCTAAGCTTCTTTTCGATATCCTTTGTACGCTCACAGACTTAAAGTATGTTGTGTTTCATGGGACCGTAAGCACAGGAAAGGAGGAAGCCTATCAG GAATACTATATAAGGCATACAGATGGCCTCCCCATAAGCTCAGAGAGCGAGCGGCAACGCCTGATTAAGTGTCTCAAGGCTGCTATTGAGAGAAGAGCATCAGAG GGTTTAGAATTGGAGCTGCAAACAGAGGACAGAGGTGGTTTTCTCTCAGAGATTACAAGGATATTCCGTGAGAACGGCTTAACTATTAGGAGAGCAGAGATCTCAATATCAGGAAACGATACCTTCTATCTTTCAGAAATGTCTGGCAACCCAATCGATCAGAAGACAATTGATTTGATAAAAGGTCAACTTGGAGACACGGTGCTGAGGGTGAAACAGAAGCTTGAGGTTCCACCAAAGCCTCCTGAAATGGTTGGCAGTGTCAACTTCATCTTTGGCAATCTCTTCAAGGCCTCATTTCAAAGTTTCAGATAA
- the LOC122023691 gene encoding ACT domain-containing protein ACR6-like isoform X3, producing MDVFNVTDEAGNKVSDGEVTSYIQKSIESEVYFFPELQNSIGAMLSKEHTLIEVTGSDRPGLLSEICAVLATELCLVAKAELWTHNGRVAAVLHVTDESTGGAIEDLERLSTIKKLLCNVLRGNSDSRIGRMAISLGLTHTERRLHQMMVDDRDYEMVSVKGDVNDEVRTHVAVMDCLEKDYTVVILRSKDRPKLLFDILCTLTDLKYVVFHGTVSTGKEEAYQEYYIRHTDGLPISSESERQRLIKCLKAAIERRASEGLELELQTEDRGGFLSEITRIFRENGLTIRRAEISISGNDTFYLSEMSGNPIDQKTIDLIKGQLGDTVLRVKQKLEVPPKPPEMVGSVNFIFGNLFKASFQSFR from the exons ATGGACG TATTTAATGTGACAGATGAAGCTGGAAATAAAGTGTCGGACGGAGAGGTCACCTCCTACATTCAAAAG TCCATAGAATCAGAAGTGTACTTCTTCCCTGAACTCCAGAATTCAATAGGTGCAATGCTCTCCAAAGAACACACTTTGATTGAAGTAACAGGCTCCGACAGACCTGGTTTGCTATCTGAAATATGCGCTGTACTTGCAACCGAGTTGTGTCTTGTTGCGAAAGCTGAGCTTTGGACTCACAACGGAAGAGTTGCAGCAGTACTTCATGTCACCGATGAGTCCACTGGCGGAGCGATTGAAGACCTTGAAAGGCTTTCAACAATCAAGAAGCTTTTATGTAATGTTCTTAGAGGTAACAGTGACTCTAGGATAGGAAGGATGGCTATCTCCCTGGGGCTTACCCACACTGAGAGAAGGTTGCACCAAATGATGGTAGATGATCGTGATTATGAGATGGTTAGCGTGAAAGGAGATGTAAATGATGAAGTTAGAACTCACGTGGCCGTGATGGACTGCTTGGAGAAGGATTATACTGTGGTCATTTTAAGATCTAAGGACCGGCCTAAGCTTCTTTTCGATATCCTTTGTACGCTCACAGACTTAAAGTATGTTGTGTTTCATGGGACCGTAAGCACAGGAAAGGAGGAAGCCTATCAG GAATACTATATAAGGCATACAGATGGCCTCCCCATAAGCTCAGAGAGCGAGCGGCAACGCCTGATTAAGTGTCTCAAGGCTGCTATTGAGAGAAGAGCATCAGAG GGTTTAGAATTGGAGCTGCAAACAGAGGACAGAGGTGGTTTTCTCTCAGAGATTACAAGGATATTCCGTGAGAACGGCTTAACTATTAGGAGAGCAGAGATCTCAATATCAGGAAACGATACCTTCTATCTTTCAGAAATGTCTGGCAACCCAATCGATCAGAAGACAATTGATTTGATAAAAGGTCAACTTGGAGACACGGTGCTGAGGGTGAAACAGAAGCTTGAGGTTCCACCAAAGCCTCCTGAAATGGTTGGCAGTGTCAACTTCATCTTTGGCAATCTCTTCAAGGCCTCATTTCAAAGTTTCAGATAA